The Streptomyces seoulensis genome contains a region encoding:
- a CDS encoding DinB family protein, with the protein MTPPGPKADLLRYLRSAREALLWKLDGLSEYDARRPLTPTGTNLLGLVKHAAGIELGYLGDTFGRPSGEELPWLSEAAETNADMWATPEESRADIVGLYRRAWAHADATVEALPLDTVGRVPWWPSGRDEVTLHHAVVRVLADTQRHAGHADVVRELMDGATGMDRGDTSMPSDDPAWWEEHRARVERAAREAGQRA; encoded by the coding sequence ATGACCCCGCCCGGCCCCAAGGCCGACCTGCTCCGCTATCTGCGGTCCGCCCGCGAAGCCCTGCTCTGGAAGCTCGACGGGCTCTCGGAGTACGACGCCCGCCGCCCGCTCACCCCGACGGGCACCAACCTCCTGGGCCTGGTCAAGCACGCGGCCGGGATCGAGCTGGGCTACCTCGGGGACACCTTCGGACGCCCGTCCGGCGAGGAGCTGCCCTGGCTCTCCGAGGCCGCGGAGACCAACGCGGACATGTGGGCCACCCCAGAGGAGTCGCGCGCGGACATCGTGGGCCTCTACCGACGGGCCTGGGCGCACGCGGACGCGACCGTAGAGGCGCTGCCGCTGGACACCGTCGGCCGGGTGCCCTGGTGGCCGAGCGGCCGGGACGAGGTGACCCTGCACCACGCCGTCGTACGTGTCCTCGCCGACACCCAGCGCCACGCCGGGCACGCCGACGTCGTCCGGGAGCTCATGGACGGCGCCACCGGCATGGACCGGGGCGACACCAGCATGCCGTCGGACGACCCGGCCTGGTGGGAGGAGCACCGGGCGCGGGTGGAGCGCGCGGCGAGGGAGGCCGGGCAGCGGGCGTGA
- a CDS encoding VOC family protein, whose translation MTTRLVQISMKATDKSALGRFWADALGWTVTGDTPDETDVQPEGVTYPSPEAVRIDVLTVPVPKTVKNRVHLDLATTSTAHQAELVARLRDLGATPADVGQGDVPWTVLADPEGNEFCVLEPREIYRDTGPVAAVVVDCADPHAMARFWGEATDWTVHEVTDGHARLRSARAAGPYLEFISTPDVKTGLNRVHLDIRPYPGDDRAAEADRLRALGATDLDLGQGDVPWTVLADPEGNEFCVLTPL comes from the coding sequence ATGACGACGCGTCTGGTGCAGATCTCGATGAAGGCCACGGACAAGTCCGCGCTCGGCCGGTTCTGGGCGGACGCGCTCGGCTGGACGGTCACCGGGGACACGCCCGACGAGACCGACGTCCAGCCCGAGGGCGTCACCTACCCCTCCCCCGAGGCCGTCCGCATCGACGTCCTCACCGTCCCGGTCCCCAAGACGGTGAAGAACCGCGTCCACCTCGACCTCGCCACCACCAGCACGGCCCACCAGGCGGAACTGGTCGCGCGCCTGAGGGACCTCGGCGCCACACCCGCCGACGTGGGCCAGGGCGACGTCCCCTGGACGGTCCTCGCGGACCCGGAGGGCAACGAGTTCTGCGTACTGGAGCCTCGGGAGATCTACCGGGACACCGGCCCGGTGGCCGCGGTCGTCGTCGACTGCGCGGACCCGCACGCCATGGCCCGCTTCTGGGGCGAGGCGACGGACTGGACCGTGCACGAGGTCACCGACGGCCACGCGAGGCTCCGCTCCGCCAGGGCCGCCGGCCCCTACCTCGAGTTCATCAGCACTCCCGACGTGAAGACCGGCCTGAACCGGGTCCACCTCGACATCCGCCCCTACCCCGGCGACGACCGGGCGGCGGAGGCGGACCGGCTGCGCGCCCTCGGCGCCACCGACCTCGACCTTGGCCAGGGCGACGTCCCCTGGACGGTCCTCGCGGACCCCGAGGGCAACGAGTTCTGCGTCCTGACCCCACTGTGA